From one Magnetofaba australis IT-1 genomic stretch:
- a CDS encoding Mrp/NBP35 family ATP-binding protein, with protein sequence MSQNEQQSASQQGQEEAFPLPKKQQVDRVKHVIAVYSAKGGVGKSTLSVNLAFALQQLGHKVGLLDADIYGPSIPIMLGANERPKPDVMGRIRPVMAHGMPLMSIGFMVEEEQPLVWRGPILFQVLQQFFHEVRWCGYDEMLDYLVIDLPPGTGDIQLSMAQQVEVSGSLIVTTPQDVALTDVKRGISLFHLANVPILGVVENMSYFRCGHCGERTDIFSTGGAKSIAEKAGVPLVGEVPLDPRIRECGDSGAPIVVAEPDSEHAKRYLEIARQTVEAVAQAEAKQE encoded by the coding sequence ATGAGTCAGAACGAACAGCAGTCAGCCTCGCAACAGGGTCAGGAAGAGGCGTTCCCTCTGCCCAAAAAGCAGCAAGTAGATCGCGTCAAACACGTCATTGCGGTCTATAGCGCCAAAGGCGGGGTCGGCAAATCCACACTGTCGGTCAACTTGGCCTTTGCGCTCCAGCAATTGGGCCACAAAGTAGGGTTGCTGGATGCTGACATCTATGGTCCCAGCATTCCGATTATGTTGGGCGCCAACGAGCGTCCCAAGCCAGATGTCATGGGGCGTATCCGCCCGGTGATGGCCCATGGCATGCCGCTGATGTCCATCGGCTTCATGGTGGAGGAGGAGCAGCCGCTGGTGTGGCGCGGTCCGATCCTGTTCCAGGTGCTTCAGCAGTTCTTCCATGAGGTGCGCTGGTGCGGCTATGACGAGATGCTGGACTATCTGGTGATCGACCTGCCGCCCGGCACCGGCGATATCCAACTCTCCATGGCGCAGCAGGTGGAGGTCTCCGGCTCGCTCATCGTCACCACCCCGCAGGATGTGGCGTTAACCGACGTCAAACGCGGTATCTCCTTATTCCATCTTGCCAATGTGCCGATACTGGGGGTGGTGGAGAATATGAGTTACTTCCGCTGCGGCCACTGCGGCGAGCGCACCGATATCTTCTCCACCGGCGGCGCCAAGTCCATCGCCGAAAAGGCGGGGGTGCCGTTGGTGGGCGAGGTGCCATTGGATCCGCGCATTCGTGAATGCGGCGATAGCGGCGCGCCCATCGTGGTGGCGGAACCAGACTCCGAGCACGCCAAACGCTATCTGGAGATCGCGCGTCAGACCGTCGAGGCGGTGGCGCAGGCGGAAGCCAAACAGGAGTAA
- a CDS encoding cobyrinate a,c-diamide synthase has product MTAKRKAPRFFVSGTRKSVGKTLVSVGLTAAFAQRGVAVQPFKKGPDYIDPRWLTMAAGRPCRNLDDYIMGRDGVLRNFHRHARDAELSIIEGNLGLFDGQDLEGSDCSAALADGLGAPVVLVVECKGMARGVAPLVCGHLNFPGGGSIRGIILNNVASPRQEARLRAALDRYCPVPIIGALPRSRKVVIDERHLGLVPAGERDGVREQVEAMGAFLAEHCDLDALMDLARQAPNIPDEAEPEAAPVTGERLKVAYAADRAFSFYYPENLEALERVGVDLIPINLLDDAELPPVDGIYIGGGFPEMFMEELTANQGMMARIREAAHHGMPIYAECGGLMYLSERIHWGDRSVPMSGALPIEVSMNVKPQGYGYMAIKGTGELPWPPTDCAIPCHEFHYSKVTRMGEGARYAYRVARGAGIDGVHDGVIFRNVLAGYAHIHVDGAPGWAEFLADFWRGHA; this is encoded by the coding sequence ATGACAGCAAAACGCAAAGCGCCCCGTTTTTTCGTCTCCGGCACCCGCAAGAGCGTTGGTAAGACGCTGGTTTCCGTGGGGCTCACCGCCGCCTTTGCGCAACGCGGGGTGGCGGTGCAGCCGTTCAAAAAGGGGCCGGACTATATCGACCCGCGCTGGTTGACCATGGCGGCGGGACGCCCCTGTCGCAATCTGGATGACTACATCATGGGTCGCGATGGGGTGCTGCGCAATTTCCATCGCCACGCCCGTGACGCCGAACTGAGCATCATCGAAGGCAATCTGGGGCTGTTCGACGGGCAGGATCTGGAGGGCTCTGACTGCAGCGCCGCCCTGGCCGACGGTTTGGGCGCGCCGGTGGTGCTGGTGGTGGAGTGCAAGGGGATGGCCCGCGGCGTCGCCCCGCTGGTGTGCGGCCATCTCAACTTCCCTGGCGGCGGGTCTATCCGCGGCATCATCCTCAACAACGTCGCCTCGCCGCGGCAGGAGGCGCGTCTGCGCGCAGCGCTGGACCGCTACTGCCCGGTTCCCATCATCGGCGCGCTGCCGCGCTCGCGCAAGGTCGTCATCGATGAGCGTCATCTGGGGTTGGTGCCCGCCGGTGAACGCGATGGCGTGCGCGAGCAGGTGGAGGCCATGGGCGCATTCCTGGCGGAACATTGCGATCTGGATGCGCTGATGGATCTGGCGCGTCAGGCGCCGAATATTCCCGATGAAGCCGAGCCGGAAGCCGCGCCTGTGACGGGTGAGCGGTTGAAGGTGGCCTACGCCGCTGATCGCGCCTTCAGCTTCTACTATCCAGAGAATTTGGAGGCGTTGGAGCGTGTCGGTGTGGATCTGATCCCTATCAATCTCCTCGATGACGCCGAATTGCCGCCGGTGGACGGGATCTACATTGGCGGCGGCTTCCCCGAGATGTTCATGGAGGAGCTCACCGCCAACCAGGGCATGATGGCGCGCATTCGCGAGGCGGCCCATCACGGCATGCCCATTTACGCGGAGTGCGGCGGCTTGATGTATCTCTCCGAGCGCATCCATTGGGGCGATCGCAGTGTCCCCATGAGCGGCGCATTGCCCATTGAAGTGTCCATGAACGTCAAGCCCCAGGGCTATGGCTACATGGCCATCAAGGGCACCGGCGAGCTGCCGTGGCCGCCCACCGATTGCGCCATTCCCTGCCACGAATTCCACTACTCCAAAGTGACGCGCATGGGCGAGGGCGCGCGCTACGCCTATCGGGTGGCGCGCGGCGCGGGCATCGATGGCGTGCATGACGGCGTCATCTTCCGCAATGTTCTGGCTGGCTACGCCCACATCCATGTGGATGGCGCGCCAGGCTGGGCCGAGTTCCTGGCCGACTTTTGGCGCGGGCACGCCTGA